From the Roseiconus lacunae genome, one window contains:
- the glmS gene encoding glutamine--fructose-6-phosphate transaminase (isomerizing) — MCGIVGYVGANNAGDFLLNGLRRLEYRGYDSAGIAITNESQFHVTRSVGRIDALAGRLGSNPVDGKLGIGHTRWATHGPATEENAHPHLGGEGEIVLVHNGVIENFQILKNELIEKGYVFSSATDSEVVAHLIAEGLKVTKETPEQPTLRYAQAVQWAIAQLRGTYGIVVAFRDHPDLLIAARFGSPLVLGVGQGEYFVASDSSPLAGCTDRIVYMADHQLAILTPDGFTVLHRDQGKVNVQIQPLEAVEDDVSLQGYDHYMLKEIYEQPESLRNAMRGRLDEENATAVFGGLNLTPQQLRSVERIILTGCGTSWHSALVGEYLIEELARIPVSVEYASELRYRNPPIENNTLVFGLTQSGETADTLAALRETKRKGHRTLAICNVVGSSIAQAADGGVYLHAGPEIGVASTKAYTSQCSVLAMLALYFGRIRHLSYEAGTNIIADLMKAPGAVQEALACNEHVKTVAEKYQNATNILYLGRQLNFPTALEGALKLKEISYVHAEGYPAAEMKHGPIALVDETTPSVFIVPQGTTYDKVMANMEEVKARGGPIIAVASKDDPHIDAVADDVIHIPDVPSIIQPIVSVVPLQLLSYHIALLRGCDVDKPRNLAKSVTVE; from the coding sequence ATGTGTGGAATCGTTGGTTACGTCGGAGCCAATAATGCTGGCGACTTTCTTCTCAATGGTCTTCGCCGCTTGGAATACCGTGGTTACGACAGTGCGGGGATCGCGATCACCAATGAAAGTCAATTCCACGTCACCCGAAGTGTCGGTCGGATCGATGCCCTGGCCGGCCGACTTGGTTCCAACCCCGTCGACGGAAAATTAGGCATTGGGCACACCCGCTGGGCCACCCACGGGCCGGCGACCGAGGAGAACGCCCACCCGCACCTCGGTGGCGAAGGCGAGATTGTTCTGGTTCACAACGGTGTAATCGAGAACTTTCAAATCCTTAAGAATGAATTGATCGAAAAGGGCTACGTCTTTTCTTCGGCAACGGATAGCGAAGTCGTCGCCCATCTGATCGCCGAGGGGCTGAAAGTCACCAAGGAAACCCCCGAACAGCCAACGCTGCGATATGCCCAAGCGGTGCAATGGGCGATCGCTCAACTGCGCGGTACCTACGGGATCGTCGTCGCCTTTCGGGACCACCCGGATTTACTGATCGCCGCCCGCTTCGGCAGCCCGCTGGTTCTCGGCGTCGGTCAGGGCGAGTATTTCGTGGCCAGTGATTCTTCACCCCTTGCCGGTTGCACTGACCGAATCGTCTACATGGCGGATCATCAACTGGCCATTTTGACGCCCGATGGTTTTACGGTTTTGCACCGCGACCAGGGCAAAGTCAACGTGCAGATCCAGCCTCTCGAAGCTGTCGAGGATGACGTCAGCTTGCAGGGCTACGACCACTACATGCTCAAGGAGATTTATGAGCAGCCCGAATCGCTGCGTAACGCGATGCGTGGTCGTCTGGACGAGGAAAATGCGACAGCAGTCTTTGGTGGTTTGAATCTCACGCCTCAACAATTGCGAAGTGTCGAGCGAATTATCCTGACGGGTTGTGGAACCAGTTGGCACTCCGCCTTGGTCGGTGAGTACCTGATTGAAGAACTCGCCCGGATCCCGGTGAGCGTCGAATACGCCAGTGAGTTGCGATACCGCAATCCGCCGATCGAAAACAACACCCTGGTTTTCGGGCTGACGCAAAGCGGCGAAACCGCGGACACGCTGGCAGCGCTCCGCGAAACGAAACGAAAAGGGCACCGCACGCTGGCGATTTGCAACGTCGTCGGAAGCTCGATCGCCCAAGCGGCCGATGGTGGCGTTTACTTGCACGCCGGTCCGGAAATCGGCGTGGCGAGCACCAAAGCCTACACCAGTCAATGCTCCGTTCTGGCAATGCTCGCGCTGTACTTTGGGCGGATTCGCCACCTCAGCTACGAAGCGGGGACGAACATCATCGCCGACTTGATGAAGGCCCCCGGCGCCGTTCAAGAAGCCCTGGCGTGTAATGAACATGTGAAAACGGTCGCGGAAAAATATCAAAACGCCACGAACATTTTGTACCTGGGCCGGCAACTTAATTTCCCGACCGCCCTTGAGGGTGCGTTGAAACTCAAGGAAATCAGTTACGTCCACGCCGAAGGCTATCCCGCCGCCGAAATGAAGCACGGCCCGATCGCCCTGGTCGACGAGACAACGCCGAGCGTTTTCATCGTGCCTCAGGGCACGACGTACGACAAAGTGATGGCGAATATGGAAGAAGTCAAAGCTCGTGGCGGGCCGATCATCGCCGTCGCTAGCAAGGATGATCCCCATATCGATGCGGTCGCCGACGACGTGATTCACATTCCCGACGTCCCGTCAATCATCCAGCCAATCGTGTCTGTCGTGCCGCTTCAGTTGCTCTCCTACCACATCGCCCTCCTGCGTGGCTGCGATGTCGACAAGCCGCGAAACCTCGCAAAAAGCGTGACGGTGGAGTAA